From a region of the Spelaeicoccus albus genome:
- a CDS encoding polyamine ABC transporter substrate-binding protein: MNNHIDPVLLRGLTERRASRRDVLRLGGVGAGVIGGSAALASCGVKGQKKKVSDSDDKVKAFWSKQKKTGTVNFGNWPLYMDVSPKNKSDHPTLDAFKKETGSTVNYFEVIQSDSDFFAKLRPSLEADKYCGYDMGIVQNDQYFSQYLELGYLVPLDQSRMKNFYANAGAQFTKRGYDKGNQYSMPWQAGFTGIGYNPKYTGREITSWQDLADPKFAGKVGMLGNTVDLPNCALLAIGVDPQKSTVDDWKKAADWIRKIKPKLRKFYDQDYISALAKGDIWITMAYSGDVFQQNLSGSKLKFALPKEKAIFWIDNMIMFKGAKNPVDAMELMDFYYKPRQAADLTEYVNYICPVPAARGLITKDAHAAAKKSQKKYLEALVDSYAVFPTKAEYAKSALGHIPTSKELSKWNHIFEPVFQG, from the coding sequence ATGAACAATCACATTGATCCCGTCCTGCTTCGCGGCCTCACAGAGCGCCGGGCGAGCCGGCGCGACGTCCTGCGCCTGGGCGGCGTCGGTGCCGGAGTCATCGGAGGGTCCGCTGCACTGGCCTCGTGCGGCGTCAAGGGCCAAAAGAAGAAGGTCAGCGATTCCGACGACAAGGTGAAGGCGTTCTGGTCCAAACAAAAAAAGACCGGAACCGTGAACTTCGGCAACTGGCCGCTGTACATGGATGTGTCGCCGAAGAACAAGAGTGATCACCCCACGCTTGACGCGTTCAAGAAGGAAACCGGCAGTACCGTCAACTATTTCGAAGTGATCCAAAGCGACTCCGACTTCTTCGCCAAGCTGCGCCCGAGCCTGGAAGCCGATAAGTACTGCGGATACGACATGGGCATCGTGCAGAATGACCAGTACTTCTCTCAGTACCTCGAACTCGGCTACCTGGTGCCACTCGACCAGAGCCGGATGAAGAATTTCTATGCCAACGCCGGCGCTCAGTTCACGAAGCGCGGATACGACAAAGGCAATCAGTACAGCATGCCGTGGCAGGCAGGGTTCACCGGGATTGGCTACAACCCGAAGTACACGGGGCGTGAGATCACCAGCTGGCAAGACTTGGCCGACCCGAAATTCGCCGGCAAAGTCGGAATGTTGGGCAACACCGTCGACCTTCCCAACTGCGCGCTGCTGGCGATCGGCGTGGACCCGCAAAAGTCGACTGTCGACGATTGGAAGAAGGCGGCCGACTGGATCCGCAAGATCAAGCCGAAATTGCGGAAATTCTACGATCAGGACTATATTTCCGCGCTGGCAAAAGGCGATATCTGGATCACCATGGCGTATTCCGGTGACGTCTTCCAGCAAAACCTGTCGGGATCGAAGCTGAAATTCGCACTCCCCAAGGAAAAGGCGATCTTCTGGATCGACAACATGATCATGTTCAAGGGTGCGAAGAACCCGGTCGACGCCATGGAACTCATGGACTTCTACTACAAGCCGCGCCAAGCGGCCGACCTCACCGAATACGTCAACTACATCTGCCCGGTGCCGGCCGCTCGGGGGCTGATCACCAAGGACGCCCACGCGGCAGCCAAGAAGAGCCAGAAGAAGTACTTGGAGGCACTCGTCGATAGCTACGCCGTATTTCCCACGAAAGCGGAATACGCCAAATCGGCGCTGGGGCACATCCCGACGTCCAAGGAACTGTCGAAATGGAACCACATCTTCGAGCCGGTGTTCCAAGGATGA
- a CDS encoding ABC transporter ATP-binding protein, whose product MSRVAQHDAALHASMGGESTSGVPAIELKGVTKDFTTRHGTVQAVEEIDLSIRQGEFFSLLGPSGCGKTTTLRMIAGFEEPSRGTILLYGNDVTRTPSNKRDVNMVFQSYALFPHMNVFENVAFGLRRKKLPEAEITTRVGDLITLVDMAGKENRKPKELSGGQQQRVALARALVNRPRALLLDEPLSALDLKLRQAMQLELKRIQREIGITFIYVTHDQGEALTMSDRMVVMSDGRIQQLGNPREIYEEPSNRFVAGFIGTSNILTGTIERIDGDIAVIGASSDERLQVRLRGQAAIGNMLEFSVRPEKMTVASTPSDAGCTVRGTVKEVVYLGTSTHYIVTTSPGADVTVYSQNTALAHDRFATGDGVWLSWSADHSYQLAGNDAGDGSTDQ is encoded by the coding sequence ATGAGCAGAGTGGCTCAGCACGACGCAGCACTGCATGCATCAATGGGCGGTGAAAGTACATCCGGAGTGCCCGCCATCGAGTTGAAGGGCGTCACCAAGGACTTCACCACCCGGCACGGAACCGTTCAAGCCGTCGAGGAAATCGACCTTTCCATTCGGCAGGGGGAGTTCTTCTCTCTGCTCGGCCCTTCGGGCTGCGGCAAGACGACAACCTTGCGCATGATCGCCGGCTTCGAAGAGCCGAGCCGGGGGACGATTCTCCTGTACGGCAACGACGTGACCAGGACGCCGTCGAATAAGCGTGACGTCAACATGGTGTTTCAAAGCTATGCCTTGTTCCCCCATATGAATGTCTTCGAAAACGTGGCGTTCGGGCTGCGGCGGAAGAAGCTGCCGGAAGCCGAAATCACCACCCGGGTCGGCGACCTCATCACGCTTGTCGACATGGCAGGGAAGGAAAACCGCAAACCGAAAGAACTTTCCGGTGGGCAACAGCAGCGCGTGGCGCTTGCCCGAGCACTCGTGAATCGGCCCAGGGCGCTGCTCCTCGACGAACCACTTAGCGCCTTGGACTTGAAGCTGCGCCAAGCCATGCAGCTTGAACTCAAACGCATTCAACGGGAAATCGGGATCACGTTCATCTACGTGACGCACGATCAAGGCGAGGCGTTGACCATGTCCGACCGGATGGTCGTGATGTCCGACGGCCGCATTCAACAGCTTGGCAATCCACGGGAAATCTACGAGGAGCCGTCGAACCGGTTCGTCGCGGGATTTATCGGTACGTCGAACATCCTGACCGGCACCATCGAACGGATCGACGGTGACATTGCGGTGATCGGCGCGTCGTCCGATGAGCGACTCCAAGTGCGGTTACGGGGGCAGGCGGCGATCGGCAACATGCTCGAATTCAGCGTCCGGCCGGAAAAGATGACAGTCGCCTCCACGCCGTCCGACGCCGGTTGCACAGTTCGAGGAACCGTCAAAGAAGTCGTGTACCTCGGCACTTCCACGCACTACATAGTCACCACATCGCCCGGAGCCGACGTCACCGTGTACAGCCAGAACACCGCCCTGGCTCACGATCGTTTCGCGACGGGCGACGGCGTGTGGCTGAGCTGGTCGGCCGACCACTCTTATCAACTTGCCGGAAACGATGCCGGCGACGGCTCCACGGATCAGTAA
- a CDS encoding NAD(P)/FAD-dependent oxidoreductase, producing MNTDAIHTALAGAKPVPFWLDDPARPDSVAALEGTVDTDLVVVGGGYCGLWTALMAKERDPGRRVVLVEGRELGWAASGRNGGFCSASLTHGEANGQNHFPGELDTLNRLGLENLDELESAVARYGIDCEFERTGELAVATRPHEIEWLRSEAGDDAVFLDRDSVRAEVNSPTYLAGLWDTRGTALVHPAKLVWGLAAACRELGVQIYESTVVRKLTSDAGGLTLATDRGRITAQHAALATNVFPSLLRRTRLHTVPVYDYALMTEPLSPEQLDSIGWRGRQGIGDVSNRFHYYRRTADDRILFGGFDAIYHYGRQLRADYDQRPETFDKLARHFFETFPQLAGLRFTHQWGGAVDTCSRFFSFFRTAHRGRVAYSAGYTGLGVGATRFGANVMLDLLSGRPTERTELDMVKKMPLPFPPEPLAWAGIGLTTKAMIRSDANEGRRGLWLRALDAVGVGFDS from the coding sequence GTGAACACAGACGCTATCCACACCGCCCTCGCCGGCGCCAAACCCGTGCCGTTCTGGTTGGACGACCCGGCGCGCCCGGACTCCGTTGCCGCGCTGGAGGGAACCGTCGACACCGACTTGGTAGTGGTCGGCGGCGGATACTGCGGCCTCTGGACGGCGCTCATGGCCAAGGAACGCGATCCCGGCCGGCGAGTGGTGCTTGTTGAAGGACGCGAGCTGGGCTGGGCGGCGTCCGGCCGCAACGGCGGATTCTGCTCGGCGAGCCTGACCCACGGAGAGGCCAACGGGCAAAACCATTTTCCGGGTGAGCTGGACACGTTGAATCGGCTGGGCCTGGAAAACCTCGACGAACTCGAATCGGCAGTGGCCCGGTACGGCATCGACTGCGAATTCGAGCGCACCGGCGAGCTCGCCGTCGCCACCCGGCCGCACGAAATCGAATGGCTGCGCAGCGAAGCCGGTGACGACGCCGTGTTCTTGGACCGGGATTCGGTGCGTGCCGAGGTGAATTCGCCCACCTATCTGGCCGGCCTATGGGACACCCGCGGCACGGCGCTCGTGCACCCGGCCAAGCTCGTGTGGGGCCTGGCCGCGGCGTGCCGGGAACTCGGCGTGCAGATTTACGAGTCCACTGTCGTGCGCAAGCTGACGTCGGACGCCGGCGGGCTGACTTTGGCGACCGATCGGGGCCGGATCACGGCGCAGCACGCCGCGCTCGCCACGAACGTGTTTCCATCGCTGCTGCGCCGCACCAGGCTGCACACCGTACCGGTGTACGACTACGCGCTGATGACCGAGCCGCTGAGCCCGGAGCAGCTCGACTCGATCGGCTGGCGCGGCCGTCAGGGGATCGGCGACGTGTCGAACCGGTTCCATTACTATCGGCGCACCGCCGACGACCGGATCCTGTTCGGCGGGTTCGACGCCATCTACCATTACGGGCGGCAGCTGCGCGCCGACTACGATCAGCGCCCCGAGACCTTCGACAAGCTGGCCCGGCACTTCTTTGAGACGTTCCCGCAGCTGGCCGGGCTCCGGTTTACCCACCAGTGGGGCGGGGCAGTGGACACGTGTAGCCGGTTCTTCTCGTTCTTCCGGACGGCGCATCGGGGCCGCGTGGCGTATTCGGCCGGGTACACGGGTCTCGGCGTCGGCGCGACTCGGTTCGGCGCCAACGTGATGCTCGATCTGCTCTCCGGACGGCCGACCGAACGCACCGAACTCGACATGGTGAAGAAGATGCCGCTGCCCTTCCCGCCCGAGCCGTTGGCGTGGGCCGGAATCGGCTTGACGACCAAGGCCATGATCCGCTCGGACGCCAACGAGGGACGCCGTGGATTGTGGCTGCGCGCACTCGATGCCGTAGGGGTCGGTTTCGACTCGTAG
- a CDS encoding ABC transporter permease, whose translation MSGNERGTATASRAGNTDGAAGKRDGANIALTVWGVIMFAFLFLPILVVVVYSFNNGRLLASWDSFGFQAYVHAFTNDVMKSSVLTSLKAAVGTAILATIFGTLGGIALARAKHGAKWALGLTALLAISLVTPEIVDAIAMLPWFVSLGVDHGITPLNNGLVRLIIAHTVESMAVVTFIIRARMAGLDESLEEAAGDLYATPWRRFRDITLPMAGPGIMAGALMGFTLSLDNTIVSSFVQQPGYTPWPVYIFSQVRVALRPEVAALSTVMLVLTLIALAVVGYVLRRVGENTSDIVKTMTGES comes from the coding sequence ATGAGCGGCAATGAACGCGGGACGGCGACGGCGTCGCGGGCCGGCAACACGGACGGCGCGGCCGGCAAGCGCGACGGCGCAAACATCGCCTTGACGGTGTGGGGCGTCATCATGTTCGCCTTCTTGTTCCTGCCGATCTTGGTCGTGGTGGTGTATTCGTTCAACAACGGCCGACTGCTCGCGTCCTGGGACAGCTTCGGCTTCCAGGCGTACGTGCACGCGTTCACCAACGACGTCATGAAGTCGTCCGTGCTGACCTCGCTCAAGGCGGCAGTCGGCACGGCGATCCTGGCCACGATCTTCGGCACCCTCGGCGGGATCGCCCTGGCCAGGGCAAAACACGGCGCCAAGTGGGCGCTCGGCCTCACGGCGCTGCTGGCCATTTCGCTTGTCACGCCGGAGATCGTGGACGCCATCGCCATGTTGCCCTGGTTCGTCTCGCTCGGCGTCGACCACGGCATCACGCCGTTGAACAACGGGCTCGTACGGCTGATCATCGCTCATACCGTCGAATCCATGGCGGTCGTCACCTTCATCATCAGGGCGCGGATGGCCGGGCTCGACGAGTCCCTTGAAGAAGCGGCCGGCGACCTGTACGCGACTCCGTGGCGCCGTTTCCGGGACATCACGCTGCCGATGGCCGGGCCGGGCATCATGGCCGGTGCGCTGATGGGCTTCACGCTCAGCCTCGACAACACCATCGTGTCGAGCTTCGTGCAACAGCCCGGGTACACGCCATGGCCCGTCTACATCTTTTCGCAGGTGCGCGTGGCGCTCCGACCCGAAGTCGCGGCGCTCTCGACGGTCATGCTGGTACTGACCCTCATTGCGCTGGCGGTTGTCGGGTACGTGCTGCGCCGCGTTGGCGAAAACACATCGGACATCGTGAAGACAATGACAGGGGAGTCGTGA